From Mus musculus strain C57BL/6J chromosome 8, GRCm38.p6 C57BL/6J, a single genomic window includes:
- the Adgrg1 gene encoding adhesion G-protein coupled receptor G1 isoform X2, with amino-acid sequence MAVCFTQGDHFTMTSKERLSLAGRSIMAVQVLRQMVYFLLSLFSLVQGAHSGSPREDFRFCGQRNQTQQSTLHYDQSSEPHIFVWNTEETLTIRAPFLAAPDIPRFFPEPRGLYHFCLYWSRHTGRLHLRYGKHDYLLSSQASRLLCFQKQEQSLKQGAPLIATSVSSWQIPQNTSLPGAPSFIFSFHNAPHKVSHNASVDMCDLKKELQQLSRYLQHPQKAAKRPTAAFISQQLQSLESKLTSVSFLGDTLSFEEDRVNATVWKLPPTAGLEDLHIHSQKEEEQSEVQAYSLLLPRAVFQQTRGRRRDDAKRLLVVDFSSQALFQDKNSSQVLGEKVLGIVVQNTKVTNLSDPVVLTFQHQPQPKNVTLQCVFWVEDPASSSTGSWSSAGCETVSRDTQTSCLCNHLTYFAVLMVSSTEVEATHKHYLTLLSYVGCVISALACVFTIAAYLCSRRKSRDYTIKVHMNLLSAVFLLDVSFLLSEPVALTGSEAACRTSAMFLHFSLLACLSWMGLEGYNLYRLVVEVFGTYVPGYLLKLSIVGWGFPVFLVTLVALVDVNNYGPIILAVRRTPERVTYPSMCWIRDSLVSYVTNLGLFSLVFLFNLAMLATMVVQILRLRPHSQNWPHVLTLLGLSLVLGLPWALVFFSFASGTFQLVILYLFSIITSFQGFLIFLWYWSMRFQAQGGPSPLKNNSDSAKLPISSGSTSSSRI; translated from the exons ATGGCAGTCTGCTTCACCCAAGGAGACCATTTCACTATGACTTCTAAAGAGAGGCTCTCACTAGCAG GTAGGAGTATAATGGCTGTCCAGGTGCTGCGGCAGATGGTCTACTTCCTACTGAGTCTGTTTTCTCTGGTGCAAG gtgCACACAGTGGCAGCCCCCGAGAAGACTTCCGCTTCTGTGGCCAGCGGAACCAGACCCAACAGAGCACCCTCCACTATGATCAATCTTCAGAGCCTCACATCTTtgtgtggaacacagaggagaCCCTCACAATTCGTGCCCCCTTCCTGGCAGCCCCAGATATTCCCCGCTTCTTCCCAGAGCCTAGAGGGCTCTATCACTTCTGCCTCTACTGGAGTCGCCACACTGGGAGACTCCACTTGCGCTATGGCAAGCATGACTACCTGCTTAGTAGCCAAGCCTCCAGACTCCTCTGCTTCCAGAAacaggagcagagcctgaagcagGGAGCCCCGCTGATCGCCACCTCTGTCAGCTCCTGGCAGATTCCCCAGAACACCAGCCTGCCTGGGGCTCCGAGCTTCATCTTCTCCTTCCACA ATGCCCCACACAAGGTCTCCCACAATGCATCTGTGGACATGTGTGATCTCAAGAAGGAATTGCAGCAGCTTAGCAGGTACCTGCAGCACCCTCAAAAGGCTGCCAAGCGGCCCACCGCAGCGTTCATCAGCCA GCAGTTACAGAGCCTGGAGTCAAAGCTGACCTCTGTGAGCTTCCTGGGAGACACATTATCCTTTGAGGAGGACCGGGTCAATGCTACAGTGTGGAAGCTGCCACCCACAGCCGGTCTAGAGGATCTGCATATCCACTCCCAGAAGGAG GAGGAGCAGAGTGAGGTCCAGGCATACTCGCTGTTGCTTCCCCGGGCCGTATTCCAGCAGACCAGAGGCCGTCGCCGGGATGACGCCAAGAGGCTCCTGGTAGTAGACTTCAGCAGCCAAGCTTTGTTCCAG GACAAGAATTCTAGCCAAGTCCTGGGTGAGAAGGTCTTGGGTATTGTCGTGCAGAACACCAAAGTCACCAACCTCTCAGATCCGGTGGTACTCACCTTCCAGCACCAGCCTCAGCCA AAAAATGTGACTCTGCAGTGCGTGTTCTGGGTTGAAGACCCGGCAT CAAGCAGCACAGGGAGCTGGAGCAGTGCAGGCTGCGAGACAGtgagcagagacacacagacatccTGCCTGTGCAACCACCTGACCTACTTTGCAGTGCTGATG GTGTCATCCACAGAGGTAGAAGCCACTCACAAACACTACCTCACGCTCCTGTCCTACGTGGGCTGTGTCATCTCTGCTCTGGCTTGTGTCTTCACTATTGCTGCCTACCTCTGCTCCAG GAGGAAGTCACGTGACTACACCATCAAAGTCCACATGAACCTGCTGTCCGCTGTCTTCCTGCTGGACGTGAGCTTCCTGCTCAGCGAGCCTGTGGCACTGACGGGCTCCGAAGCAGCCTGTCGCACCAGTGCCATGTTCCTGCACTTCTCCCTGCTTGCCTGCCTCTCCTGGATGGGCCTCGAGGGCTACAATCTCTACCGACTGGTGGTGGAGGTCTTCGGTACCTATGTGCCCGGCTATCTGCTCAAGCTGAGCATCGTGGGCTGGG GTTTTCCTGTCTTCCTGGTCACTCTGGTGGCGTTGGTGGATGTGAATAACTACGGCCCCATTATCCTAGCTGTGCGCCGGACTCCGGAACGTGTCACCTACCCCTCTAT GTGCTGGATCCGGGACTCCCTGGTGAGCTATGTCACCAACCTGGGCCTCTTCAGTCTGGTGTTCCTGTTCAACCTGGCTATGCTGGCCACCATGGTGGTGCAGATCCTGCGGCTTCGCCCGCACAGCCAGAACTGGCCCCACGTGCTGACCCTGCTGGGCCTCAGCCTGGTCCTTGGCCTCCCCTGGGCCTTGgtcttcttttcctttgcttCCGGCACCTTCCAGCTTGTCATCCTCTACCTCTTCAGCATCATAACTTCCTTCCAAG GCTTCCTCATCTTCCTGTGGTACTGGTCCATGCGGTTCCAGGCCCAAGGCGGCCCCTCCCCTCTGAAGAACAACTCAGACAGCGCCAAACTCCCCATCAGCTCCGGCAGCACCTCCTCCAGCCGCATCTAA
- the Adgrg1 gene encoding adhesion G-protein coupled receptor G1 isoform X1, producing MAVCFTQGDHFTMTSKERLSLAGRSIMAVQVLRQMVYFLLSLFSLVQASASSGAHSGSPREDFRFCGQRNQTQQSTLHYDQSSEPHIFVWNTEETLTIRAPFLAAPDIPRFFPEPRGLYHFCLYWSRHTGRLHLRYGKHDYLLSSQASRLLCFQKQEQSLKQGAPLIATSVSSWQIPQNTSLPGAPSFIFSFHNAPHKVSHNASVDMCDLKKELQQLSRYLQHPQKAAKRPTAAFISQQLQSLESKLTSVSFLGDTLSFEEDRVNATVWKLPPTAGLEDLHIHSQKEEEQSEVQAYSLLLPRAVFQQTRGRRRDDAKRLLVVDFSSQALFQDKNSSQVLGEKVLGIVVQNTKVTNLSDPVVLTFQHQPQPKNVTLQCVFWVEDPASSSTGSWSSAGCETVSRDTQTSCLCNHLTYFAVLMVSSTEVEATHKHYLTLLSYVGCVISALACVFTIAAYLCSRRKSRDYTIKVHMNLLSAVFLLDVSFLLSEPVALTGSEAACRTSAMFLHFSLLACLSWMGLEGYNLYRLVVEVFGTYVPGYLLKLSIVGWGFPVFLVTLVALVDVNNYGPIILAVRRTPERVTYPSMCWIRDSLVSYVTNLGLFSLVFLFNLAMLATMVVQILRLRPHSQNWPHVLTLLGLSLVLGLPWALVFFSFASGTFQLVILYLFSIITSFQGFLIFLWYWSMRFQAQGGPSPLKNNSDSAKLPISSGSTSSSRI from the exons ATGGCAGTCTGCTTCACCCAAGGAGACCATTTCACTATGACTTCTAAAGAGAGGCTCTCACTAGCAG GTAGGAGTATAATGGCTGTCCAGGTGCTGCGGCAGATGGTCTACTTCCTACTGAGTCTGTTTTCTCTGGTGCAAG cctctgcctcctcaggtgCACACAGTGGCAGCCCCCGAGAAGACTTCCGCTTCTGTGGCCAGCGGAACCAGACCCAACAGAGCACCCTCCACTATGATCAATCTTCAGAGCCTCACATCTTtgtgtggaacacagaggagaCCCTCACAATTCGTGCCCCCTTCCTGGCAGCCCCAGATATTCCCCGCTTCTTCCCAGAGCCTAGAGGGCTCTATCACTTCTGCCTCTACTGGAGTCGCCACACTGGGAGACTCCACTTGCGCTATGGCAAGCATGACTACCTGCTTAGTAGCCAAGCCTCCAGACTCCTCTGCTTCCAGAAacaggagcagagcctgaagcagGGAGCCCCGCTGATCGCCACCTCTGTCAGCTCCTGGCAGATTCCCCAGAACACCAGCCTGCCTGGGGCTCCGAGCTTCATCTTCTCCTTCCACA ATGCCCCACACAAGGTCTCCCACAATGCATCTGTGGACATGTGTGATCTCAAGAAGGAATTGCAGCAGCTTAGCAGGTACCTGCAGCACCCTCAAAAGGCTGCCAAGCGGCCCACCGCAGCGTTCATCAGCCA GCAGTTACAGAGCCTGGAGTCAAAGCTGACCTCTGTGAGCTTCCTGGGAGACACATTATCCTTTGAGGAGGACCGGGTCAATGCTACAGTGTGGAAGCTGCCACCCACAGCCGGTCTAGAGGATCTGCATATCCACTCCCAGAAGGAG GAGGAGCAGAGTGAGGTCCAGGCATACTCGCTGTTGCTTCCCCGGGCCGTATTCCAGCAGACCAGAGGCCGTCGCCGGGATGACGCCAAGAGGCTCCTGGTAGTAGACTTCAGCAGCCAAGCTTTGTTCCAG GACAAGAATTCTAGCCAAGTCCTGGGTGAGAAGGTCTTGGGTATTGTCGTGCAGAACACCAAAGTCACCAACCTCTCAGATCCGGTGGTACTCACCTTCCAGCACCAGCCTCAGCCA AAAAATGTGACTCTGCAGTGCGTGTTCTGGGTTGAAGACCCGGCAT CAAGCAGCACAGGGAGCTGGAGCAGTGCAGGCTGCGAGACAGtgagcagagacacacagacatccTGCCTGTGCAACCACCTGACCTACTTTGCAGTGCTGATG GTGTCATCCACAGAGGTAGAAGCCACTCACAAACACTACCTCACGCTCCTGTCCTACGTGGGCTGTGTCATCTCTGCTCTGGCTTGTGTCTTCACTATTGCTGCCTACCTCTGCTCCAG GAGGAAGTCACGTGACTACACCATCAAAGTCCACATGAACCTGCTGTCCGCTGTCTTCCTGCTGGACGTGAGCTTCCTGCTCAGCGAGCCTGTGGCACTGACGGGCTCCGAAGCAGCCTGTCGCACCAGTGCCATGTTCCTGCACTTCTCCCTGCTTGCCTGCCTCTCCTGGATGGGCCTCGAGGGCTACAATCTCTACCGACTGGTGGTGGAGGTCTTCGGTACCTATGTGCCCGGCTATCTGCTCAAGCTGAGCATCGTGGGCTGGG GTTTTCCTGTCTTCCTGGTCACTCTGGTGGCGTTGGTGGATGTGAATAACTACGGCCCCATTATCCTAGCTGTGCGCCGGACTCCGGAACGTGTCACCTACCCCTCTAT GTGCTGGATCCGGGACTCCCTGGTGAGCTATGTCACCAACCTGGGCCTCTTCAGTCTGGTGTTCCTGTTCAACCTGGCTATGCTGGCCACCATGGTGGTGCAGATCCTGCGGCTTCGCCCGCACAGCCAGAACTGGCCCCACGTGCTGACCCTGCTGGGCCTCAGCCTGGTCCTTGGCCTCCCCTGGGCCTTGgtcttcttttcctttgcttCCGGCACCTTCCAGCTTGTCATCCTCTACCTCTTCAGCATCATAACTTCCTTCCAAG GCTTCCTCATCTTCCTGTGGTACTGGTCCATGCGGTTCCAGGCCCAAGGCGGCCCCTCCCCTCTGAAGAACAACTCAGACAGCGCCAAACTCCCCATCAGCTCCGGCAGCACCTCCTCCAGCCGCATCTAA
- the Adgrg1 gene encoding adhesion G-protein coupled receptor G1 isoform X5 — MDVGRKSQEGRSIMAVQVLRQMVYFLLSLFSLVQGAHSGSPREDFRFCGQRNQTQQSTLHYDQSSEPHIFVWNTEETLTIRAPFLAAPDIPRFFPEPRGLYHFCLYWSRHTGRLHLRYGKHDYLLSSQASRLLCFQKQEQSLKQGAPLIATSVSSWQIPQNTSLPGAPSFIFSFHNAPHKVSHNASVDMCDLKKELQQLSRYLQHPQKAAKRPTAAFISQQLQSLESKLTSVSFLGDTLSFEEDRVNATVWKLPPTAGLEDLHIHSQKEEEQSEVQAYSLLLPRAVFQQTRGRRRDDAKRLLVVDFSSQALFQDKNSSQVLGEKVLGIVVQNTKVTNLSDPVVLTFQHQPQPKNVTLQCVFWVEDPASSSTGSWSSAGCETVSRDTQTSCLCNHLTYFAVLMVSSTEVEATHKHYLTLLSYVGCVISALACVFTIAAYLCSRRKSRDYTIKVHMNLLSAVFLLDVSFLLSEPVALTGSEAACRTSAMFLHFSLLACLSWMGLEGYNLYRLVVEVFGTYVPGYLLKLSIVGWGFPVFLVTLVALVDVNNYGPIILAVRRTPERVTYPSMCWIRDSLVSYVTNLGLFSLVFLFNLAMLATMVVQILRLRPHSQNWPHVLTLLGLSLVLGLPWALVFFSFASGTFQLVILYLFSIITSFQGFLIFLWYWSMRFQAQGGPSPLKNNSDSAKLPISSGSTSSSRI, encoded by the exons ATGGATGTTGGCAGGAAATCACAAGAAG GTAGGAGTATAATGGCTGTCCAGGTGCTGCGGCAGATGGTCTACTTCCTACTGAGTCTGTTTTCTCTGGTGCAAG gtgCACACAGTGGCAGCCCCCGAGAAGACTTCCGCTTCTGTGGCCAGCGGAACCAGACCCAACAGAGCACCCTCCACTATGATCAATCTTCAGAGCCTCACATCTTtgtgtggaacacagaggagaCCCTCACAATTCGTGCCCCCTTCCTGGCAGCCCCAGATATTCCCCGCTTCTTCCCAGAGCCTAGAGGGCTCTATCACTTCTGCCTCTACTGGAGTCGCCACACTGGGAGACTCCACTTGCGCTATGGCAAGCATGACTACCTGCTTAGTAGCCAAGCCTCCAGACTCCTCTGCTTCCAGAAacaggagcagagcctgaagcagGGAGCCCCGCTGATCGCCACCTCTGTCAGCTCCTGGCAGATTCCCCAGAACACCAGCCTGCCTGGGGCTCCGAGCTTCATCTTCTCCTTCCACA ATGCCCCACACAAGGTCTCCCACAATGCATCTGTGGACATGTGTGATCTCAAGAAGGAATTGCAGCAGCTTAGCAGGTACCTGCAGCACCCTCAAAAGGCTGCCAAGCGGCCCACCGCAGCGTTCATCAGCCA GCAGTTACAGAGCCTGGAGTCAAAGCTGACCTCTGTGAGCTTCCTGGGAGACACATTATCCTTTGAGGAGGACCGGGTCAATGCTACAGTGTGGAAGCTGCCACCCACAGCCGGTCTAGAGGATCTGCATATCCACTCCCAGAAGGAG GAGGAGCAGAGTGAGGTCCAGGCATACTCGCTGTTGCTTCCCCGGGCCGTATTCCAGCAGACCAGAGGCCGTCGCCGGGATGACGCCAAGAGGCTCCTGGTAGTAGACTTCAGCAGCCAAGCTTTGTTCCAG GACAAGAATTCTAGCCAAGTCCTGGGTGAGAAGGTCTTGGGTATTGTCGTGCAGAACACCAAAGTCACCAACCTCTCAGATCCGGTGGTACTCACCTTCCAGCACCAGCCTCAGCCA AAAAATGTGACTCTGCAGTGCGTGTTCTGGGTTGAAGACCCGGCAT CAAGCAGCACAGGGAGCTGGAGCAGTGCAGGCTGCGAGACAGtgagcagagacacacagacatccTGCCTGTGCAACCACCTGACCTACTTTGCAGTGCTGATG GTGTCATCCACAGAGGTAGAAGCCACTCACAAACACTACCTCACGCTCCTGTCCTACGTGGGCTGTGTCATCTCTGCTCTGGCTTGTGTCTTCACTATTGCTGCCTACCTCTGCTCCAG GAGGAAGTCACGTGACTACACCATCAAAGTCCACATGAACCTGCTGTCCGCTGTCTTCCTGCTGGACGTGAGCTTCCTGCTCAGCGAGCCTGTGGCACTGACGGGCTCCGAAGCAGCCTGTCGCACCAGTGCCATGTTCCTGCACTTCTCCCTGCTTGCCTGCCTCTCCTGGATGGGCCTCGAGGGCTACAATCTCTACCGACTGGTGGTGGAGGTCTTCGGTACCTATGTGCCCGGCTATCTGCTCAAGCTGAGCATCGTGGGCTGGG GTTTTCCTGTCTTCCTGGTCACTCTGGTGGCGTTGGTGGATGTGAATAACTACGGCCCCATTATCCTAGCTGTGCGCCGGACTCCGGAACGTGTCACCTACCCCTCTAT GTGCTGGATCCGGGACTCCCTGGTGAGCTATGTCACCAACCTGGGCCTCTTCAGTCTGGTGTTCCTGTTCAACCTGGCTATGCTGGCCACCATGGTGGTGCAGATCCTGCGGCTTCGCCCGCACAGCCAGAACTGGCCCCACGTGCTGACCCTGCTGGGCCTCAGCCTGGTCCTTGGCCTCCCCTGGGCCTTGgtcttcttttcctttgcttCCGGCACCTTCCAGCTTGTCATCCTCTACCTCTTCAGCATCATAACTTCCTTCCAAG GCTTCCTCATCTTCCTGTGGTACTGGTCCATGCGGTTCCAGGCCCAAGGCGGCCCCTCCCCTCTGAAGAACAACTCAGACAGCGCCAAACTCCCCATCAGCTCCGGCAGCACCTCCTCCAGCCGCATCTAA
- the Adgrg1 gene encoding adhesion G-protein coupled receptor G1 isoform X3 — protein MDVGRKSQEGRSIMAVQVLRQMVYFLLSLFSLVQASASSGAHSGSPREDFRFCGQRNQTQQSTLHYDQSSEPHIFVWNTEETLTIRAPFLAAPDIPRFFPEPRGLYHFCLYWSRHTGRLHLRYGKHDYLLSSQASRLLCFQKQEQSLKQGAPLIATSVSSWQIPQNTSLPGAPSFIFSFHNAPHKVSHNASVDMCDLKKELQQLSRYLQHPQKAAKRPTAAFISQQLQSLESKLTSVSFLGDTLSFEEDRVNATVWKLPPTAGLEDLHIHSQKEEEQSEVQAYSLLLPRAVFQQTRGRRRDDAKRLLVVDFSSQALFQDKNSSQVLGEKVLGIVVQNTKVTNLSDPVVLTFQHQPQPKNVTLQCVFWVEDPASSSTGSWSSAGCETVSRDTQTSCLCNHLTYFAVLMVSSTEVEATHKHYLTLLSYVGCVISALACVFTIAAYLCSRRKSRDYTIKVHMNLLSAVFLLDVSFLLSEPVALTGSEAACRTSAMFLHFSLLACLSWMGLEGYNLYRLVVEVFGTYVPGYLLKLSIVGWGFPVFLVTLVALVDVNNYGPIILAVRRTPERVTYPSMCWIRDSLVSYVTNLGLFSLVFLFNLAMLATMVVQILRLRPHSQNWPHVLTLLGLSLVLGLPWALVFFSFASGTFQLVILYLFSIITSFQGFLIFLWYWSMRFQAQGGPSPLKNNSDSAKLPISSGSTSSSRI, from the exons ATGGATGTTGGCAGGAAATCACAAGAAG GTAGGAGTATAATGGCTGTCCAGGTGCTGCGGCAGATGGTCTACTTCCTACTGAGTCTGTTTTCTCTGGTGCAAG cctctgcctcctcaggtgCACACAGTGGCAGCCCCCGAGAAGACTTCCGCTTCTGTGGCCAGCGGAACCAGACCCAACAGAGCACCCTCCACTATGATCAATCTTCAGAGCCTCACATCTTtgtgtggaacacagaggagaCCCTCACAATTCGTGCCCCCTTCCTGGCAGCCCCAGATATTCCCCGCTTCTTCCCAGAGCCTAGAGGGCTCTATCACTTCTGCCTCTACTGGAGTCGCCACACTGGGAGACTCCACTTGCGCTATGGCAAGCATGACTACCTGCTTAGTAGCCAAGCCTCCAGACTCCTCTGCTTCCAGAAacaggagcagagcctgaagcagGGAGCCCCGCTGATCGCCACCTCTGTCAGCTCCTGGCAGATTCCCCAGAACACCAGCCTGCCTGGGGCTCCGAGCTTCATCTTCTCCTTCCACA ATGCCCCACACAAGGTCTCCCACAATGCATCTGTGGACATGTGTGATCTCAAGAAGGAATTGCAGCAGCTTAGCAGGTACCTGCAGCACCCTCAAAAGGCTGCCAAGCGGCCCACCGCAGCGTTCATCAGCCA GCAGTTACAGAGCCTGGAGTCAAAGCTGACCTCTGTGAGCTTCCTGGGAGACACATTATCCTTTGAGGAGGACCGGGTCAATGCTACAGTGTGGAAGCTGCCACCCACAGCCGGTCTAGAGGATCTGCATATCCACTCCCAGAAGGAG GAGGAGCAGAGTGAGGTCCAGGCATACTCGCTGTTGCTTCCCCGGGCCGTATTCCAGCAGACCAGAGGCCGTCGCCGGGATGACGCCAAGAGGCTCCTGGTAGTAGACTTCAGCAGCCAAGCTTTGTTCCAG GACAAGAATTCTAGCCAAGTCCTGGGTGAGAAGGTCTTGGGTATTGTCGTGCAGAACACCAAAGTCACCAACCTCTCAGATCCGGTGGTACTCACCTTCCAGCACCAGCCTCAGCCA AAAAATGTGACTCTGCAGTGCGTGTTCTGGGTTGAAGACCCGGCAT CAAGCAGCACAGGGAGCTGGAGCAGTGCAGGCTGCGAGACAGtgagcagagacacacagacatccTGCCTGTGCAACCACCTGACCTACTTTGCAGTGCTGATG GTGTCATCCACAGAGGTAGAAGCCACTCACAAACACTACCTCACGCTCCTGTCCTACGTGGGCTGTGTCATCTCTGCTCTGGCTTGTGTCTTCACTATTGCTGCCTACCTCTGCTCCAG GAGGAAGTCACGTGACTACACCATCAAAGTCCACATGAACCTGCTGTCCGCTGTCTTCCTGCTGGACGTGAGCTTCCTGCTCAGCGAGCCTGTGGCACTGACGGGCTCCGAAGCAGCCTGTCGCACCAGTGCCATGTTCCTGCACTTCTCCCTGCTTGCCTGCCTCTCCTGGATGGGCCTCGAGGGCTACAATCTCTACCGACTGGTGGTGGAGGTCTTCGGTACCTATGTGCCCGGCTATCTGCTCAAGCTGAGCATCGTGGGCTGGG GTTTTCCTGTCTTCCTGGTCACTCTGGTGGCGTTGGTGGATGTGAATAACTACGGCCCCATTATCCTAGCTGTGCGCCGGACTCCGGAACGTGTCACCTACCCCTCTAT GTGCTGGATCCGGGACTCCCTGGTGAGCTATGTCACCAACCTGGGCCTCTTCAGTCTGGTGTTCCTGTTCAACCTGGCTATGCTGGCCACCATGGTGGTGCAGATCCTGCGGCTTCGCCCGCACAGCCAGAACTGGCCCCACGTGCTGACCCTGCTGGGCCTCAGCCTGGTCCTTGGCCTCCCCTGGGCCTTGgtcttcttttcctttgcttCCGGCACCTTCCAGCTTGTCATCCTCTACCTCTTCAGCATCATAACTTCCTTCCAAG GCTTCCTCATCTTCCTGTGGTACTGGTCCATGCGGTTCCAGGCCCAAGGCGGCCCCTCCCCTCTGAAGAACAACTCAGACAGCGCCAAACTCCCCATCAGCTCCGGCAGCACCTCCTCCAGCCGCATCTAA
- the Adgrg1 gene encoding adhesion G-protein coupled receptor G1 isoform X4, with product MEIGWKSQVICRSIMAVQVLRQMVYFLLSLFSLVQGAHSGSPREDFRFCGQRNQTQQSTLHYDQSSEPHIFVWNTEETLTIRAPFLAAPDIPRFFPEPRGLYHFCLYWSRHTGRLHLRYGKHDYLLSSQASRLLCFQKQEQSLKQGAPLIATSVSSWQIPQNTSLPGAPSFIFSFHNAPHKVSHNASVDMCDLKKELQQLSRYLQHPQKAAKRPTAAFISQQLQSLESKLTSVSFLGDTLSFEEDRVNATVWKLPPTAGLEDLHIHSQKEEEQSEVQAYSLLLPRAVFQQTRGRRRDDAKRLLVVDFSSQALFQDKNSSQVLGEKVLGIVVQNTKVTNLSDPVVLTFQHQPQPKNVTLQCVFWVEDPASSSTGSWSSAGCETVSRDTQTSCLCNHLTYFAVLMVSSTEVEATHKHYLTLLSYVGCVISALACVFTIAAYLCSRRKSRDYTIKVHMNLLSAVFLLDVSFLLSEPVALTGSEAACRTSAMFLHFSLLACLSWMGLEGYNLYRLVVEVFGTYVPGYLLKLSIVGWGFPVFLVTLVALVDVNNYGPIILAVRRTPERVTYPSMCWIRDSLVSYVTNLGLFSLVFLFNLAMLATMVVQILRLRPHSQNWPHVLTLLGLSLVLGLPWALVFFSFASGTFQLVILYLFSIITSFQGFLIFLWYWSMRFQAQGGPSPLKNNSDSAKLPISSGSTSSSRI from the exons ATGGAGATCGGATGGAAGTCTCAAGTGATTT GTAGGAGTATAATGGCTGTCCAGGTGCTGCGGCAGATGGTCTACTTCCTACTGAGTCTGTTTTCTCTGGTGCAAG gtgCACACAGTGGCAGCCCCCGAGAAGACTTCCGCTTCTGTGGCCAGCGGAACCAGACCCAACAGAGCACCCTCCACTATGATCAATCTTCAGAGCCTCACATCTTtgtgtggaacacagaggagaCCCTCACAATTCGTGCCCCCTTCCTGGCAGCCCCAGATATTCCCCGCTTCTTCCCAGAGCCTAGAGGGCTCTATCACTTCTGCCTCTACTGGAGTCGCCACACTGGGAGACTCCACTTGCGCTATGGCAAGCATGACTACCTGCTTAGTAGCCAAGCCTCCAGACTCCTCTGCTTCCAGAAacaggagcagagcctgaagcagGGAGCCCCGCTGATCGCCACCTCTGTCAGCTCCTGGCAGATTCCCCAGAACACCAGCCTGCCTGGGGCTCCGAGCTTCATCTTCTCCTTCCACA ATGCCCCACACAAGGTCTCCCACAATGCATCTGTGGACATGTGTGATCTCAAGAAGGAATTGCAGCAGCTTAGCAGGTACCTGCAGCACCCTCAAAAGGCTGCCAAGCGGCCCACCGCAGCGTTCATCAGCCA GCAGTTACAGAGCCTGGAGTCAAAGCTGACCTCTGTGAGCTTCCTGGGAGACACATTATCCTTTGAGGAGGACCGGGTCAATGCTACAGTGTGGAAGCTGCCACCCACAGCCGGTCTAGAGGATCTGCATATCCACTCCCAGAAGGAG GAGGAGCAGAGTGAGGTCCAGGCATACTCGCTGTTGCTTCCCCGGGCCGTATTCCAGCAGACCAGAGGCCGTCGCCGGGATGACGCCAAGAGGCTCCTGGTAGTAGACTTCAGCAGCCAAGCTTTGTTCCAG GACAAGAATTCTAGCCAAGTCCTGGGTGAGAAGGTCTTGGGTATTGTCGTGCAGAACACCAAAGTCACCAACCTCTCAGATCCGGTGGTACTCACCTTCCAGCACCAGCCTCAGCCA AAAAATGTGACTCTGCAGTGCGTGTTCTGGGTTGAAGACCCGGCAT CAAGCAGCACAGGGAGCTGGAGCAGTGCAGGCTGCGAGACAGtgagcagagacacacagacatccTGCCTGTGCAACCACCTGACCTACTTTGCAGTGCTGATG GTGTCATCCACAGAGGTAGAAGCCACTCACAAACACTACCTCACGCTCCTGTCCTACGTGGGCTGTGTCATCTCTGCTCTGGCTTGTGTCTTCACTATTGCTGCCTACCTCTGCTCCAG GAGGAAGTCACGTGACTACACCATCAAAGTCCACATGAACCTGCTGTCCGCTGTCTTCCTGCTGGACGTGAGCTTCCTGCTCAGCGAGCCTGTGGCACTGACGGGCTCCGAAGCAGCCTGTCGCACCAGTGCCATGTTCCTGCACTTCTCCCTGCTTGCCTGCCTCTCCTGGATGGGCCTCGAGGGCTACAATCTCTACCGACTGGTGGTGGAGGTCTTCGGTACCTATGTGCCCGGCTATCTGCTCAAGCTGAGCATCGTGGGCTGGG GTTTTCCTGTCTTCCTGGTCACTCTGGTGGCGTTGGTGGATGTGAATAACTACGGCCCCATTATCCTAGCTGTGCGCCGGACTCCGGAACGTGTCACCTACCCCTCTAT GTGCTGGATCCGGGACTCCCTGGTGAGCTATGTCACCAACCTGGGCCTCTTCAGTCTGGTGTTCCTGTTCAACCTGGCTATGCTGGCCACCATGGTGGTGCAGATCCTGCGGCTTCGCCCGCACAGCCAGAACTGGCCCCACGTGCTGACCCTGCTGGGCCTCAGCCTGGTCCTTGGCCTCCCCTGGGCCTTGgtcttcttttcctttgcttCCGGCACCTTCCAGCTTGTCATCCTCTACCTCTTCAGCATCATAACTTCCTTCCAAG GCTTCCTCATCTTCCTGTGGTACTGGTCCATGCGGTTCCAGGCCCAAGGCGGCCCCTCCCCTCTGAAGAACAACTCAGACAGCGCCAAACTCCCCATCAGCTCCGGCAGCACCTCCTCCAGCCGCATCTAA